From Haloarcula sp. CBA1127, a single genomic window includes:
- a CDS encoding MFS transporter has translation MIAFRVNHAHATAAVAPAVPPRLDRVGHPIDGREVRVGKRRDVRQCHRRGVAGPGLKPLPLASHTSDGCHRPTAARVLFRDRGGLWVMDRDGWLYAWALASVALGAGSLLVPLYFVAIGGETFMLGVLAGVAAAAGAPGALIFGRIADKTGKRRSLVLLALGLATLALVLVSLTEEPWLVIAGNGLLWFAAGAVAPVLTLLVTAGTVERDWPARFAILNRYQGWGWAGGLVLGLVWTALLSRPLGEIVAQQSLLWVCAAAVGLSAFLAAKWLPSDPDELDRPRGSRMARAIARSRRLPVRSATFPGGPGRLYWLTRSLHPREVAARFSPSLTIYFGAVIVFFVGFGVFWGPLPLYLSRTLGYESGLVFALYLVSSVGSALWYDRAGSLAERYDPRGLQVGGLLARAALHPAVAAVGLLLPATLVGTAVNGVVFALIGVAWAVIAVTAASVVTQLAPPAIRGEALGLYTAISGLASGVGSILGGWLGGGDFLLAFAVAGALVLVGAALVAVVWRRSSTISVTSEPLST, from the coding sequence GTGATTGCTTTCCGGGTAAACCACGCCCATGCGACCGCCGCGGTCGCGCCAGCGGTCCCGCCACGTCTCGACCGTGTAGGTCACCCCATTGACGGTCGGGAGGTACGTGTCGGTAAACGTCGCGACGTGCGGCAGTGCCATCGCCGCGGCGTAGCAGGACCAGGGCTTAAACCGTTGCCATTGGCAAGCCACACGTCAGACGGCTGTCACCGTCCGACAGCCGCCAGAGTGCTTTTCAGAGACCGCGGTGGATTGTGGGTAATGGACCGGGACGGCTGGCTGTACGCCTGGGCACTCGCGTCGGTTGCACTGGGCGCGGGCTCACTGCTTGTTCCGCTGTATTTCGTTGCCATCGGCGGCGAGACGTTCATGCTGGGCGTTCTCGCCGGGGTGGCTGCCGCCGCGGGTGCGCCGGGCGCACTCATCTTCGGACGCATCGCCGACAAAACGGGGAAGCGCCGGTCGCTCGTCCTGCTCGCACTGGGGTTGGCGACCCTCGCGCTGGTGCTCGTCTCACTTACCGAGGAGCCGTGGCTTGTCATCGCCGGCAACGGCCTGCTGTGGTTCGCAGCGGGCGCTGTCGCGCCGGTACTGACCCTGCTTGTCACCGCAGGGACCGTCGAGCGGGACTGGCCGGCGCGGTTCGCCATCCTGAACCGCTACCAGGGCTGGGGGTGGGCCGGTGGGTTAGTCCTCGGCCTCGTGTGGACAGCGTTGCTCTCTAGACCACTCGGAGAGATTGTCGCTCAACAGTCGCTACTGTGGGTGTGTGCGGCCGCCGTCGGCCTGTCAGCGTTTCTCGCGGCGAAGTGGCTGCCGTCCGATCCCGACGAACTCGACCGGCCGCGGGGCAGTCGGATGGCGCGGGCTATCGCCCGGTCACGTCGGCTGCCGGTCCGGAGCGCGACGTTCCCTGGCGGTCCGGGCCGACTGTACTGGCTCACGCGGTCGCTACACCCCCGAGAGGTCGCGGCCCGGTTCTCCCCGTCGCTGACAATCTATTTTGGCGCTGTCATCGTCTTCTTCGTCGGCTTCGGCGTGTTCTGGGGACCGTTGCCGCTGTATCTCTCGCGGACGCTCGGCTACGAATCGGGACTCGTCTTCGCGCTGTATCTCGTCTCCAGCGTCGGCTCGGCACTATGGTATGACCGCGCTGGCTCGCTCGCCGAGCGGTACGACCCGCGCGGGCTTCAGGTCGGGGGCTTGCTCGCCCGCGCGGCGCTCCATCCGGCTGTTGCCGCTGTGGGACTGCTCCTCCCGGCCACGCTTGTCGGCACAGCGGTCAACGGTGTCGTGTTCGCCCTCATCGGCGTTGCTTGGGCTGTCATCGCCGTTACTGCGGCCAGCGTCGTCACCCAGCTCGCACCGCCGGCAATTCGCGGCGAGGCGCTCGGGCTGTACACCGCTATCTCCGGGCTCGCGAGCGGTGTCGGGTCGATACTCGGCGGCTGGCTCGGCGGCGGCGACTTCCTGCTGGCGTTCGCCGTCGCCGGCGCGCTGGTGCTGGTCGGCGCGGCGCTGGTCGCGGTCGTCTGGCGGCGCTCATCAACGATATCTGTTACCAGCGAACCGCTCTCAACATAA
- a CDS encoding DUF5798 family protein — protein MGLGSTAKKIQKVADIAEDLYKKVNELKTQLEDLRSTVDETNTRVDGMEQELAEQRALIEALAEERGVDTEAVVAEVAADTDSDTAEAVSE, from the coding sequence ATGGGACTGGGTTCCACCGCGAAAAAGATACAGAAGGTTGCCGACATCGCCGAGGACCTCTACAAGAAGGTCAACGAGCTGAAGACGCAGCTTGAGGACTTGCGAAGCACTGTCGACGAGACAAACACCCGCGTCGACGGGATGGAGCAGGAACTGGCCGAACAGCGCGCGCTCATCGAGGCACTCGCCGAAGAACGGGGCGTCGACACAGAGGCGGTCGTGGCCGAGGTCGCCGCTGACACTGATTCTGACACAGCTGAAGCGGTCTCGGAGTAA
- a CDS encoding acyl-CoA synthetase: protein MVWTVMPDFEGYDEAHDQFTWDLPTSYNPAVDFLQKHDDLDRVALEQAYPDGRREQYTFRELDELSDRLAAGLAGLGVEAGDRVGVVVPQNPQNPITHLANWKLGAVSVPLTVLFGTDALQYRLDDAGVSVAVIDPAVRDDIDAIRDDCPALEHVVEIETDAPAGDVHAFEDVLAAPENTDIEPYDSTPDTDTAILYTSGSTGPPKGVRHSHALWLGRAAAAYNFFDQGLGPDATVWTPADWAWGAALGGTLFATWHHGGTIVGYPASGFEADDAFGLLSEFDVTQLFMPATALRMLMDVEDPTAAYDLAIETFAVGGESLTPEIVDWVAETFDSVTINEFYGQTELNLVVANNSNWFDTQPSSMGKPLPGYDLAILDPDAADSGVAEPLSAGELGEIAVRPHDRSVFFDEYWNMPEKTAAKEVDGWFVTGDLARQDDDGYVWFKSRKDDVIITSGYRVGPMEVESAILEHPDAVQAGVIGVPDDTRGEIIKAYVEASADAPAHETLRSEIQSVVREHLAEYEYPREIEFADALPQTTSGKIRRKELQAWNADDSAGESP from the coding sequence ATGGTCTGGACAGTGATGCCGGACTTCGAGGGGTACGACGAGGCCCACGATCAGTTCACCTGGGACCTACCGACGTCGTATAATCCGGCGGTCGATTTTCTGCAAAAACACGACGATCTCGACAGGGTGGCGCTCGAACAGGCGTACCCCGACGGGCGGCGCGAGCAGTACACGTTCCGCGAACTGGACGAGCTATCGGACAGACTCGCCGCGGGGCTGGCCGGACTCGGTGTCGAGGCCGGCGACCGCGTCGGCGTCGTCGTGCCACAGAACCCACAGAACCCGATCACGCACCTGGCGAACTGGAAGCTTGGGGCCGTCTCGGTCCCGCTGACGGTCCTGTTCGGGACGGACGCGCTCCAGTACCGGCTGGACGACGCCGGTGTGTCTGTGGCCGTTATCGACCCGGCCGTGCGCGACGATATCGACGCAATCCGGGACGACTGTCCAGCGTTGGAACACGTCGTCGAAATCGAAACCGACGCGCCGGCTGGTGATGTCCACGCCTTCGAGGACGTGCTCGCCGCGCCGGAAAACACCGACATCGAACCGTATGACTCCACGCCGGACACCGACACGGCGATACTGTACACGAGCGGGTCGACGGGGCCGCCGAAAGGCGTCCGGCACTCACACGCGCTCTGGCTCGGACGTGCCGCAGCCGCGTACAACTTCTTCGATCAAGGGCTGGGACCGGACGCGACGGTCTGGACGCCCGCGGACTGGGCCTGGGGCGCGGCGCTCGGCGGGACCCTCTTCGCGACGTGGCACCACGGCGGGACCATCGTCGGCTATCCCGCATCGGGGTTCGAGGCCGACGACGCGTTCGGCCTTCTCTCAGAGTTCGATGTCACTCAGTTGTTCATGCCGGCCACCGCCCTCCGAATGCTGATGGACGTCGAGGACCCGACAGCGGCGTACGACCTCGCCATCGAGACGTTTGCCGTCGGCGGCGAGTCGTTGACCCCGGAAATCGTCGACTGGGTGGCGGAGACGTTTGACTCGGTCACCATCAACGAGTTCTACGGTCAGACAGAACTGAATCTCGTCGTCGCCAACAACTCGAACTGGTTCGACACACAGCCCAGCAGCATGGGCAAGCCGTTACCGGGGTATGACCTGGCGATTCTGGACCCCGACGCCGCCGACAGCGGCGTTGCTGAGCCACTCTCAGCCGGTGAACTCGGCGAGATAGCGGTGCGGCCACACGATCGCTCGGTGTTTTTCGACGAGTACTGGAATATGCCGGAGAAGACGGCGGCCAAGGAGGTCGACGGCTGGTTCGTCACCGGCGACTTGGCACGACAGGACGACGACGGCTACGTCTGGTTCAAATCGCGCAAGGACGACGTTATCATCACCAGTGGCTACCGCGTCGGGCCGATGGAGGTCGAGAGCGCGATTCTCGAACACCCCGACGCAGTTCAGGCGGGCGTCATCGGTGTGCCAGACGACACCCGGGGCGAAATCATCAAGGCGTACGTGGAAGCATCGGCCGATGCGCCGGCCCACGAGACGCTCCGGTCGGAAATCCAGTCCGTCGTCAGAGAGCACCTTGCCGAGTACGAATACCCCCGCGAGATCGAGTTCGCTGATGCGTTGCCACAGACGACAAGCGGGAAAATCCGCCGGAAAGAGTTGCAGGCGTGGAATGCCGACGACAGCGCTGGCGAGTCGCCGTAG
- a CDS encoding M48 family metallopeptidase, with protein sequence MAALQSTTWPLRARLIALVVVLVAFDAVAVAVAYVLSHVAFGLLPLVGYDTGTLFWTMGFDIVPLWPVLLVGTPLVLAVQSIYGYRMTLRSSGTTATESEASDPDSVDEMRAEIRHSETADRLRERVARLAQTADMATPAVTVIGSETPNSYVASRPGEQTLFVTTALVDRLDDRELDAVIAHELAHLKNGDAFVMTAAAFLPTVSALFTRTLGKTVQYSGLCHWFLGGDDRDGTWFAGGNIQIVMLLFAVIAIPVTATLYLASTACYRFLSRIREYAADAGGVAICGSPAALASALETLTDSQRPDTDIRTAETGVRELCVVPHAIEPDEQTPPEGRAERLAHRWRTVTDRVLPGSHPAVDDRIAALAERQSTLDQHEQA encoded by the coding sequence ATGGCAGCCCTCCAATCCACGACGTGGCCCCTCCGCGCGCGTCTCATCGCGCTCGTAGTGGTGCTCGTTGCCTTCGACGCCGTCGCTGTCGCCGTCGCGTACGTGCTCAGCCACGTCGCGTTCGGTCTCCTGCCGCTGGTCGGCTACGATACCGGGACGCTGTTCTGGACGATGGGATTCGATATCGTCCCACTGTGGCCGGTCCTTCTCGTTGGGACGCCGCTCGTCCTCGCCGTCCAGTCCATCTACGGCTACCGGATGACGCTCCGGAGTTCCGGGACAACTGCAACGGAATCGGAGGCATCCGACCCCGATTCCGTCGATGAAATGCGGGCGGAGATACGGCACAGCGAAACCGCCGACCGCCTCCGAGAGCGAGTGGCTCGGCTGGCACAGACGGCGGACATGGCGACACCGGCCGTGACAGTTATCGGCTCAGAGACGCCCAACAGCTACGTCGCCAGTCGGCCCGGCGAGCAGACGCTGTTCGTGACCACGGCGCTCGTGGACCGACTCGACGACCGGGAACTCGACGCCGTCATCGCCCACGAACTGGCCCATCTCAAGAACGGCGACGCGTTCGTCATGACTGCGGCCGCGTTTCTTCCAACCGTCAGCGCGCTGTTTACTCGCACGCTCGGGAAGACAGTGCAGTACTCGGGGCTTTGTCACTGGTTCCTTGGCGGCGACGACCGAGACGGGACGTGGTTCGCTGGCGGGAACATTCAAATCGTGATGCTGCTCTTTGCTGTCATCGCGATACCCGTCACGGCAACGCTGTATCTCGCCAGCACGGCCTGTTACCGGTTCCTCTCGCGGATTCGGGAGTACGCCGCCGACGCAGGCGGTGTCGCCATCTGTGGCTCCCCGGCGGCACTCGCCAGCGCGCTGGAGACGCTGACAGACAGTCAGCGTCCGGACACAGACATCCGAACCGCCGAGACCGGCGTTCGGGAGCTCTGTGTGGTCCCGCACGCCATTGAACCCGACGAGCAAACTCCGCCAGAGGGACGGGCCGAACGCCTCGCTCATCGCTGGCGAACAGTCACCGACCGTGTGCTACCCGGGTCGCATCCAGCCGTCGACGACCGCATCGCTGCGCTGGCGGAGCGACAGTCCACCCTCGACCAGCACGAACAGGCGTGA
- a CDS encoding bifunctional 2-polyprenyl-6-hydroxyphenol methylase/3-demethylubiquinol 3-O-methyltransferase UbiG produces the protein MDSTDIREEWAERSGEYSPAYYAYYGADETSELVQSILAEHVEQDAAVLEVGCSSGRHLAALADAGYSDLTGVDINADALDVLAETYPDLAATGSFHAMAIEEFVTDVADDTYDVIFSVETLQHLHPDVDWAFEELARIVDDLLITVENEGGDPGEVNYVDDNVPLYYRDWNAVFTDCGLTEVDSIDGKRDTVRIFQVPE, from the coding sequence GTGGACTCTACCGACATTCGGGAGGAATGGGCCGAGCGGTCCGGCGAATACTCTCCCGCGTATTATGCCTACTATGGAGCGGACGAGACGAGTGAGCTAGTGCAGTCGATACTCGCAGAGCATGTCGAGCAGGACGCGGCTGTGCTGGAGGTTGGCTGCAGCTCTGGGCGGCACCTCGCTGCGCTGGCTGACGCTGGCTACTCGGATTTGACCGGCGTCGATATCAACGCCGATGCGTTAGATGTCCTTGCTGAGACGTATCCCGACCTCGCAGCCACCGGCTCGTTCCACGCGATGGCTATCGAGGAGTTCGTCACAGATGTCGCGGACGACACGTACGATGTCATTTTCTCTGTCGAAACACTGCAGCACCTCCATCCAGACGTCGACTGGGCGTTCGAGGAACTGGCACGGATCGTAGATGACCTGTTGATTACCGTTGAGAACGAAGGTGGCGACCCGGGTGAAGTAAACTACGTCGATGACAACGTCCCGCTGTATTACCGGGACTGGAATGCGGTGTTCACAGACTGTGGACTTACCGAGGTAGATTCAATAGACGGAAAGCGAGATACTGTCCGCATCTTTCAGGTACCTGAGTAG
- a CDS encoding mechanosensitive ion channel family protein, with protein sequence MQVQPLADLLNGFGVPAAGSIASAVVFVVVFVLVYILGKAIVLPIVDRSLKSRDLDTHARRPLKKVVSIGIVFVAISVAFGMAEYGNFLQSLATIAAAATLAIGFAMQDVLQNFVAGVFIYTDKPFRIGDWIEWDGNSGVVEDISLRVTRVRTFDNELLTVPNSNLTDGVIKNPVAKDQLRLKFVFGIDYDDDIDEATEIILDEARAHPEIMDDPEPSVRLVELGDSSVGLQSRIWIKNPSRSDFVKTRAEYVKSVKQRFDAEDINMPYPNRTIGGGLEMSGLDGVVEPADD encoded by the coding sequence ATGCAGGTCCAACCGCTCGCCGACCTGCTCAACGGGTTTGGCGTCCCAGCCGCCGGCTCCATCGCCTCAGCGGTGGTTTTCGTCGTCGTCTTCGTCCTCGTCTACATCCTGGGGAAGGCGATTGTCCTGCCCATCGTCGACCGCTCGCTCAAGTCGCGCGACCTCGATACCCACGCGCGGCGACCGCTGAAGAAGGTCGTCAGCATCGGTATCGTGTTCGTCGCCATCTCTGTCGCCTTCGGGATGGCCGAGTACGGGAACTTCCTGCAGTCGCTGGCGACTATCGCCGCGGCGGCGACGCTGGCCATCGGCTTCGCGATGCAGGATGTCCTCCAGAACTTCGTCGCCGGCGTGTTCATCTACACCGACAAGCCGTTCCGGATCGGCGACTGGATCGAGTGGGATGGCAACTCCGGCGTCGTTGAGGACATTAGCCTTCGTGTTACCCGCGTCCGGACCTTCGACAACGAACTGCTGACCGTGCCGAACTCGAATCTAACCGATGGCGTTATTAAGAACCCTGTCGCCAAGGACCAACTCCGCTTGAAGTTCGTGTTCGGCATCGACTACGACGACGACATCGACGAAGCGACCGAAATCATTCTCGACGAGGCTAGGGCACACCCGGAGATTATGGACGACCCCGAGCCCTCGGTTCGCCTCGTTGAACTCGGTGATTCCTCTGTCGGACTGCAGTCCCGTATCTGGATCAAGAACCCGAGTCGGTCCGACTTCGTCAAGACACGCGCTGAATACGTCAAGTCAGTCAAGCAACGCTTCGACGCCGAGGACATCAATATGCCGTACCCGAACCGGACCATCGGCGGCGGGCTGGAGATGTCCGGGCTCGACGGCGTCGTGGAACCGGCCGACGACTGA
- a CDS encoding glycosyltransferase family 4 protein, producing the protein MRVLNYLELADRLDRSGIGTAVDHQRAALSETDIEVETTPWQEGHPAWALGGNIAFNDPMFREFDIAHCNMIGPGSVAVARYAAQADIPLVLHAHVTREDFRDSFRGSNLIAPALGRYLRWFYSQADLVLCPSEYTKGILESYPVDVPIRPMTNGVDIDALAGHEDLREDYRRRYDLDGMVVFAVGNVFERKGLTTFCELAQATEHDFAWFGPYDAGPQASKTVSRWVNDPPENVTFTGWIEDIRGAFGAGDVYLFPTKAENQGIAVLEAMACGKAVVLSDIPVFREYYEDGHDCLICADEAEFREALERLAENPDLRERLGENAKETAREHSLDRVGRRLVETYEELA; encoded by the coding sequence GTGCGCGTCCTGAATTATCTCGAACTAGCCGACCGCCTCGACCGGTCGGGCATCGGCACCGCCGTGGACCACCAGCGGGCGGCGCTGTCCGAAACCGACATCGAGGTCGAAACGACGCCCTGGCAGGAGGGCCATCCGGCGTGGGCGCTGGGTGGCAATATCGCGTTCAACGACCCGATGTTCCGCGAGTTCGACATCGCTCACTGCAACATGATCGGACCCGGCTCCGTCGCCGTGGCCCGATACGCGGCGCAGGCAGACATCCCGCTCGTTCTCCACGCCCACGTCACCCGCGAGGATTTCCGGGATAGCTTCCGCGGGTCGAACCTGATCGCGCCGGCGCTGGGGCGCTACCTCCGGTGGTTTTACTCGCAGGCCGACCTCGTGCTCTGTCCCTCTGAGTACACGAAGGGTATCCTCGAATCGTATCCGGTTGATGTGCCGATACGGCCGATGACAAACGGCGTCGACATCGACGCGCTGGCGGGCCACGAGGACCTGCGCGAGGACTACCGACGGCGCTACGACCTGGACGGGATGGTCGTCTTCGCCGTCGGCAACGTCTTCGAGCGCAAGGGGCTGACGACGTTCTGTGAACTCGCCCAGGCGACGGAGCACGACTTCGCGTGGTTTGGCCCATACGACGCCGGGCCACAGGCCTCCAAGACTGTCTCCCGGTGGGTGAACGACCCGCCCGAGAACGTGACCTTTACCGGGTGGATCGAAGACATCCGCGGCGCGTTCGGGGCCGGCGACGTGTACCTGTTCCCGACGAAGGCCGAGAATCAGGGCATCGCTGTGCTGGAGGCGATGGCCTGCGGGAAGGCGGTCGTCCTCTCGGACATTCCTGTGTTCCGGGAGTACTACGAGGACGGTCACGACTGTCTTATTTGCGCGGACGAGGCCGAGTTCCGCGAAGCGCTGGAGCGCCTCGCCGAGAACCCCGACCTGCGGGAACGGCTTGGTGAGAACGCCAAAGAGACAGCCAGAGAACACAGCTTAGACCGGGTCGGTCGGCGGCTGGTCGAGACATACGAAGAGCTGGCCTGA
- a CDS encoding ribonuclease P protein component 4: MTDEATIARERIERLQSLAREAVQAGNEERARSYVRRARRVAERHRLRLPRSFERSTCDACDTYLLHGHNARSRTQSGHVVITCDCGSQSRYPYD, encoded by the coding sequence ATGACGGACGAGGCGACCATCGCCCGCGAGCGTATCGAGCGCCTCCAGTCGCTCGCTCGCGAGGCCGTGCAGGCCGGCAACGAGGAGCGCGCCCGGTCGTACGTCCGACGTGCTCGGCGTGTCGCTGAACGCCACCGCCTGCGCCTGCCGCGGTCGTTTGAGCGGTCGACGTGTGACGCCTGCGATACGTACCTCCTGCACGGCCACAACGCCCGGTCTCGAACTCAGTCCGGCCATGTCGTCATCACGTGTGACTGTGGGTCACAGTCCCGCTACCCGTACGACTGA
- the gatA gene encoding Asp-tRNA(Asn)/Glu-tRNA(Gln) amidotransferase subunit GatA, with protein MTAYNGYVTDETIEGAEDGPLAEKTVAVKDNISTKGVRTTCGSAMLSDYVPPYDATVVERLKDAGATIPGKTNMDEFGMGTTTETSAFGPVENPAAEGRVPGGSSGGSAAVVAAGDADLALGSDTGGSIRCPAAFCGVVGIKPTYGLVSRYGLIAYANSLEQIGPIAPSVEGAAELLDVIAGPDEHDATTQEAPESDGSYAAAADGDVDGLSIGVPTELLDGADEEVVETFWDAMDDLEAQGASYHEVDLPSVEHAVEAYYVIAMSEASSNLARFDGVRYGQSGGYDGNWNESFANAREEGFGEEVKRRVLLGTYALSAGYHDKYYKKAQDARAWVKQDFDEALDDADVLASPTMPVPPMERGESLDDPLTMYLADANTTPVNLANLPAISVPAGETDDGLPVGLQLVGPAFGEREIIRAGSALA; from the coding sequence ATGACGGCGTACAACGGCTACGTCACCGACGAGACCATCGAGGGCGCGGAAGACGGCCCGCTGGCGGAGAAGACCGTCGCGGTCAAGGACAACATCTCCACCAAAGGTGTCCGGACGACCTGTGGCTCGGCGATGCTTTCCGACTACGTCCCGCCGTACGACGCGACGGTCGTCGAACGGCTGAAAGACGCCGGCGCGACCATCCCCGGCAAGACGAACATGGACGAGTTCGGGATGGGGACGACCACCGAAACGTCGGCGTTCGGCCCCGTCGAGAACCCCGCCGCTGAAGGCCGCGTGCCGGGCGGCTCCTCCGGCGGGTCGGCTGCTGTCGTCGCCGCTGGCGACGCTGACCTCGCACTCGGAAGCGATACTGGCGGTTCCATCCGCTGTCCGGCCGCCTTCTGTGGCGTCGTCGGCATCAAGCCGACCTACGGGCTGGTTTCCCGGTACGGCCTCATCGCCTACGCTAACAGCCTCGAACAGATCGGTCCCATCGCGCCGTCTGTTGAGGGCGCTGCGGAACTGCTGGATGTCATCGCCGGGCCCGACGAACACGACGCGACGACGCAGGAAGCGCCAGAGAGCGACGGCTCCTACGCAGCGGCCGCCGACGGCGACGTCGACGGGCTCTCTATCGGCGTTCCGACGGAACTGCTTGACGGGGCTGACGAGGAAGTCGTCGAGACGTTCTGGGATGCCATGGACGACCTCGAAGCACAGGGTGCGAGCTACCACGAGGTCGACCTTCCCTCGGTCGAACACGCTGTTGAGGCGTACTACGTCATCGCCATGTCCGAGGCGTCCTCGAACCTCGCGCGGTTCGACGGCGTCCGCTATGGGCAATCGGGCGGCTACGACGGCAACTGGAACGAGTCCTTCGCGAACGCCCGCGAGGAGGGCTTCGGCGAGGAGGTCAAGCGACGAGTGCTCCTCGGCACGTACGCCCTCTCGGCGGGCTACCACGACAAGTACTACAAGAAGGCACAGGACGCCCGCGCCTGGGTCAAGCAGGACTTCGACGAAGCACTTGACGACGCCGACGTACTCGCCTCCCCAACGATGCCAGTGCCGCCGATGGAGCGCGGCGAGAGCCTCGACGACCCGCTCACGATGTATCTGGCTGACGCCAACACGACCCCGGTGAACCTCGCGAATCTCCCGGCGATCTCCGTCCCGGCCGGCGAAACCGACGACGGCCTGCCCGTCGGGCTCCAGTTGGTCGGACCGGCGTTCGGCGAGCGGGAAATTATCCGGGCCGGCAGCGCGCTGGCCTGA
- a CDS encoding glycosyltransferase, with the protein MTYTVETWRDRWRDRGGRMGVVYPESNHDPSENEYPVRSLPFPFYEGFRLGMPQIPKGVRDAELVHAHTPFSLGMAGQRLAGKLDIPFVASYHTPTSEYAEYVSFNGAVESAVRSSAESYERWFLGRADTVIAPSERAATHLRESIDLDTTVTVVPNGVDTTVFEPADTTAFRERYDLPDGPIVGYTGRHGYEKCLEDIITACEGLDVTVVFAGDGPARKSLEATAEHSDVDVRFLGFLDREELPELYSALDVFAFPSPVETQGLVALEANCCGTPVAGVDAGALSDTIEDGETGYTYDEGDIDGFRRAIERVLNEREHLRERCLARRDVISVEHAIDKLADVYDNVL; encoded by the coding sequence GTGACCTACACGGTCGAGACGTGGCGGGACCGCTGGCGCGACCGCGGCGGTCGCATGGGCGTGGTTTACCCGGAAAGCAATCACGACCCGTCCGAGAACGAGTACCCCGTCCGGAGCCTTCCATTCCCGTTCTACGAGGGGTTTCGGCTCGGGATGCCACAGATACCGAAGGGCGTCCGGGACGCCGAACTGGTCCACGCCCACACGCCGTTCAGCCTCGGGATGGCGGGCCAGCGACTCGCAGGAAAGCTCGATATCCCGTTCGTCGCGTCGTATCACACGCCCACGAGCGAGTACGCCGAGTACGTCTCCTTCAACGGCGCTGTCGAGTCAGCGGTCCGCTCCAGCGCCGAGAGCTACGAACGCTGGTTCCTTGGCCGCGCTGACACCGTTATCGCACCAAGCGAGCGCGCAGCGACCCATCTCCGGGAGTCTATCGACCTCGACACGACAGTGACTGTCGTTCCGAACGGCGTCGACACGACCGTGTTCGAACCGGCCGACACAACTGCGTTCCGTGAGCGCTACGACCTCCCCGACGGCCCTATCGTCGGCTACACCGGCCGCCACGGCTACGAGAAGTGCCTCGAAGACATCATCACCGCCTGCGAGGGGCTGGACGTGACTGTCGTGTTCGCCGGTGACGGCCCGGCACGTAAATCGCTCGAAGCGACGGCCGAGCACAGCGACGTCGACGTGCGCTTTCTCGGATTTCTCGACCGTGAGGAACTGCCCGAACTGTACTCGGCGCTCGACGTGTTCGCGTTCCCCAGCCCCGTGGAGACGCAGGGTCTGGTCGCGCTGGAGGCAAACTGCTGTGGGACGCCTGTTGCCGGCGTCGACGCCGGTGCACTCAGCGACACTATCGAGGACGGCGAAACCGGCTACACCTACGACGAAGGCGACATCGATGGCTTCCGCCGGGCTATCGAGCGCGTCCTCAACGAGCGGGAGCATCTTCGAGAGCGCTGTCTCGCCCGACGGGATGTGATCAGCGTCGAGCACGCTATCGACAAACTGGCCGACGTGTACGACAACGTGCTGTAG
- a CDS encoding YhbY family RNA-binding protein, whose product MSDSSRQSRIHDLDATLRVGKHGIESVADELDDQLENTDLVKVKFLRSSRGGTTAEELADDLAEMVNADVIQVRGHTAVFEK is encoded by the coding sequence ATGAGTGATTCTTCTCGACAATCGCGGATACACGACCTCGACGCGACGCTTCGCGTCGGCAAACACGGCATCGAATCCGTCGCAGACGAACTCGACGACCAACTGGAGAACACAGACCTCGTGAAGGTGAAGTTCCTTCGGTCGTCCAGGGGCGGCACAACAGCCGAGGAACTCGCCGACGACCTGGCTGAGATGGTCAATGCTGACGTGATTCAGGTCCGGGGCCACACCGCGGTGTTCGAGAAATGA